The Bacteroidales bacterium DNA window TCATTCTGTGTTCAAAGAATCCAGGAAAAGAAACTTCTTGCAAAACTGGAAGGCAGGAAATTAACGGATGGTGAGATTATGCCGGCATGTGCCCAGGCTTGTCCTTCGAAGGCTGTTGTATTTGGAGATCTGAATGATCCGGAAAGCCAGGTATCTAAATTATTTACAAACCAAAGAAATTACCACTTACTTGAAGAGATACATACTTTACCCAAAGTAGGATATCTTACAAAAGTGAGAAATCGGGGAAAATCAGGGGAATCTGCAACAGAGCACCATGCCTGATCTGATGAAATCATAGAATTTAAAACTGATAACTTTAAATAATTATGTACAAAGCCGAAGTAAGAGGTCCGCTGATCCTGGGGGATAAGAATTATTCCCAGATTACCAGCGACATCATTGCTCCCATCGACAATAAAACGCCAACCTGGTGGAAGGTTGCTATGGGCATCAGCGTCTTTGCTGCCCTCTGGGGAATGGTTGCCCTGTATTATACTGTCAGATATGGATTGGGAACCTGGGCGGTGAATAATTCAGTTGCCTGGGGATGGGAAATCATCAATTTTGTTTGGTGGATTGGTATCGGGCATGCCGGGACTGCATTCTCAATATTCCTGCTGATCCTGCGTCAGAAATGGCGTACATCAATCAATAGGGCAGCAGAAGCAATGACCGTTTTTGCAGTGATCTGTGCAGCCATTTTCCCTGCTATTCACATGGGTAGGGTTTGGCTTGCTTTTTACATCTTTCCTTATCCCAATACCCGCGGTCCGCTTTGGGTGAATTTTAATTCCCCGCTTTTCTGGGATTTTATCGCTATCAGTGCTTACCTGCTGATTTCAGCATCATTCTGGTATTTTGGGATGGTTCCTGATTTTGCATCTATTCGTGATAAGGCCACCAATAAAGTAAAGAAAGCCGTTTATGGACTCCTGGCTTTCGGCTGGACCGGCAGTTCAAGGGAGTGGTTACGTTATGAAGGACTCAGTTATGTTCTCGGCGGAATTGCCGCTGTTCTGGTAGTATCTGTTCATAGTATCGTATCTACCGACTTTGCCAGTTCTGTTATCCCGGGTTGGCATACAACTCTATTTCCTCCATATTTTGTCGTTGGCGCAATCTTTTCAGGTTTTGCAATGGTTATGACCCTAATGATCGTGATCAGAAAGTTCTATAGCCTGGAACAATATGTTACTGATGACCACCTGAATGCAATAGCCAGAATCCTTGTTTTCATATCACTTATCATGGGAACAGCTTATGCAACTGAGGTTTTTATTGCCTGGTACGGTGGAAATGAATATGAGATGTTCACCTTCTTTAAAAATAGAGTTACCGGAACCTATACATTCATGTTCTGGGCTATGATCACCTGTAATGCCATCATTCCACAATTAATGTGGTCGAAAAAGATCCGTAGCAATATTACAGCCTTATTTATTATATCCCTCATTATCAACCTCGGGATGTGGTATGAAAGATATAATATTGTGGTCACTTCTCTTGCCAAAGATTATCTTCCCTCCTCCTGGACTGTTTATTCTCCGACCTGGGTTGAAATTGGCATATACATCGGCACCCTCGGGATATTTGTAACCGGCGTTCTTTTATTCTTCCGATTCATTCCTATGATTGCAATCAGTGAAGTGAAGAGTGTGCTGAAACCCACCAGCCTCAATAAATACTCTAAAACCCATTAATATCCGCAAGAGTTATGAGTAAACCCTATTTTGTAAGCGTTTTTGATGATGAACAGAAACTGCTTGCCGGCATAAAAGCGGTGAAAGAGAAAAATGTGAAGATTGATGAAATCTACACTCCTTACCCAATGCATGAGGTGATTGAAGAAATGGGCATTAAATCGAAGTTTGCCTTTGTTGCCTTCCTATATGGATTCGCGGCAGTGGTAGGAGTATTGGCCTTCCTTTATTATACCTCAGTCATCAGCTGGCCCATTAATTATGGTGGAAAACCTACCAGTGCATTCCCTTCTTTTATCATCATCACCCTGGTGCTGACCATTGCAACCATTACAATTATGAGCTTGTTAACCTTTTCTGTCCGTGCAAAAATCTACCCGGGTAAAAAGTATACATTGCCTGATCTCAGGGCTACAGATGATAAATTTGTCATGGTATTCGACAGTGAACAAGCCGGTGCAGGATTTGATGTTT harbors:
- the nrfD gene encoding polysulfide reductase NrfD, yielding MYKAEVRGPLILGDKNYSQITSDIIAPIDNKTPTWWKVAMGISVFAALWGMVALYYTVRYGLGTWAVNNSVAWGWEIINFVWWIGIGHAGTAFSIFLLILRQKWRTSINRAAEAMTVFAVICAAIFPAIHMGRVWLAFYIFPYPNTRGPLWVNFNSPLFWDFIAISAYLLISASFWYFGMVPDFASIRDKATNKVKKAVYGLLAFGWTGSSREWLRYEGLSYVLGGIAAVLVVSVHSIVSTDFASSVIPGWHTTLFPPYFVVGAIFSGFAMVMTLMIVIRKFYSLEQYVTDDHLNAIARILVFISLIMGTAYATEVFIAWYGGNEYEMFTFFKNRVTGTYTFMFWAMITCNAIIPQLMWSKKIRSNITALFIISLIINLGMWYERYNIVVTSLAKDYLPSSWTVYSPTWVEIGIYIGTLGIFVTGVLLFFRFIPMIAISEVKSVLKPTSLNKYSKTH
- a CDS encoding DUF3341 domain-containing protein: MSKPYFVSVFDDEQKLLAGIKAVKEKNVKIDEIYTPYPMHEVIEEMGIKSKFAFVAFLYGFAAVVGVLAFLYYTSVISWPINYGGKPTSAFPSFIIITLVLTIATITIMSLLTFSVRAKIYPGKKYTLPDLRATDDKFVMVFDSEQAGAGFDVLDRLLKDCGAEEVYRKEI